A segment of the Candidatus Eisenbacteria bacterium genome:
TTGCTGCTGCTGCTCGGGGCTGGACACGATGCCTGGGTCGCGCGGCGCATGCGGGCTGAGATGGAGCATGGCCCGGCAAGGGTTCATCCGCCGGAGTCATCGCTGCCGGCGCCTTCGCCGGGCGAGCCGCCCGCCGAGCCCATGAGCCTCGCTCCAGTCCGGCTCGATCTCAACCAGGCCGGCGCTCCTGAGCTCGAGGCGCTCCCGGGTATCGGTCCGGTTCTGGCTCGGCGGATCGTCGAGACGCGGAAGCAGATCGGACGCTACGACACCGCCGAGGATCTGCTCCGCGTCCGCGGAGTCGGGCCGCGTCTCCTCGAGCGCATCCGGCCGCGGATCCGCGCCGCGCGTGAGCGCGAGGCCATGCATTCCGCACCGCGGTCTGGTGACGGCCGTGCAGATTCCGCTTCAGCCGCAGAGCACTCGACCCGATAACCCCACGCGAAGCACACCCACACCTGGACATTGGCGCCCGGGCCCGCTTGCGGGCT
Coding sequences within it:
- a CDS encoding helix-hairpin-helix domain-containing protein is translated as MLQWLTEAERRGASVLVLLLLLGAGHDAWVARRMRAEMEHGPARVHPPESSLPAPSPGEPPAEPMSLAPVRLDLNQAGAPELEALPGIGPVLARRIVETRKQIGRYDTAEDLLRVRGVGPRLLERIRPRIRAAREREAMHSAPRSGDGRADSASAAEHSTR